Proteins from a genomic interval of Lemur catta isolate mLemCat1 chromosome 17, mLemCat1.pri, whole genome shotgun sequence:
- the LOC123622067 gene encoding heterochromatin protein 1-binding protein 3-like encodes MPIRRAVNSTRGTPLKSKLAEGEEEKPEPDISSEESVSTVEEQENETPPATSSETEQPKGEPENEEKEESKPSEETKKDEKDQSKEKEKKVKKTIPSWATLSASQLARAQKQTPMASSPRPKMDAILTEAIKACFQKSGASVVAIRKYIIHKYPSLELERRGYLLKQALKRELNRGVIKQVKGKGASGSFVVVQKSRKTPQKSRNRKKRSSAVDPEPQVKSEDVLPLAFTRLCEPKEASYSLIRKYVSQYYPKLRVDIRPQLLKNALQRAVERGQLEQITGKGASGTFQLKKSGEKPLLGGSLMEYAILSAIDAMNEPKTCSTTALKKYVLENHPGTNSNYQMHLLKKTLQKCEKNGWMEQISGKGFSGTFQLCFPYYPSPGVLFPKKEPDDSKDEDEDEDESSEEDSEDEEPPPKRRLQKKTPAKSPGKAASVKKRGSKPAPKVSAAQRGKARPLPKKAPPKAKTPAKKARPSPSVIKKPGGGSSKKPVANVRKEVKLPGKGKSTMKKTFKAKK; translated from the coding sequence ATGCCAATTCGTCGAGCTGTGAATTCTACCCGGGGAACTCCTCTCAAAAGCAAGCTTGctgaaggggaagaagaaaagccAGAACCAGACATAAGTTCAGAGGAATCTGTCTCCACTGTAGAAGAACAAGAGAATGAAACCCCACCTGCTACATCTAGTGAGACAGAGCAGCCAAAGGGAGAACCTGAgaatgaggagaaggaagaaagcaagcctTCTGAGGAAACCAAAAAGGATGAGAAAGATCAGtctaaagaaaaggagaagaaagtgaaaaaaacaatacCTTCCTGGGCTACCCTTTCTGCCAGCCAGCTAGCCAGAGCCCAGAAACAAACACCGATGGCTTCTTCCCCACGTCCCAAGATGGATGCAATCCTAACTGAGGCCATTAAGGCATGCTTCCAAAAGAGTGGTGCATCGGTGGTTGCCATTCGAAAATATATCATCCATAAGTATCCTTCTCTGGAGCTGGAGAGAAGGGGCTATCTCCTTAAACAAGCACTGAAAAGAGAATTAAACAGAGGAGTCATCAAACAGGTAAAAGGAAAAGGTGCTTCTGGAAGTTTTGTTGTGGTtcagaaatcaagaaaaacacctcagaaatccagaaacagaaagaagagaagctcTGCAGTGGATCCAGAACCACAAGTAAAATCGGAGGATGTACTCCCACTGGCCTTTACTCGCCTTTGTGAACCTAAAGAAGCTTCCTACAGTCTTATCAGGAAATATGTGTCTCAGTATTATCCTAAGCTTAGAGTGGACATCAGGCCTCAGCTGTTGAAGAATGCTCTGCAGAGAGCAGTAGAGAGAGGCCAGTTAGAACAGATAACTGGCAAAGGTGCTTCGGGGACATTCCAGCTGAAGAAATCAGGGGAGAAACCCCTGCTTGGTGGAAGCCTGATGGAATATGCAATCTTGTCTGCCATTGATGCCATGAATGAGCCGAAGACCTGCTCTACCACTGCTCTGAAGAAGTATGTGCTGGAGAACCACCCAGGGACCAATTCTAACTATCAAATGCATTTGTTGAAGAAAACCCTGCAGAAATGCGAAAAGAACGGGTGGATGGAACAGATCTCTGGGAAAGGGTTCAGTGGCACCTTCCAGCTCTGTTTTCCCTATTACCCCAGCCCAGGAGTTCTGTTTCCGAAGAAAGAGCCAGATGATTCtaaagatgaagatgaagatgaagatgagtCATCAGAAGAAGACTCTGAGGATGAAGAGCCACCACCTAAGAGAAGGTTGCAGAAGAAAACCCCAGCCAAGTCCCCAGGGAAGGCTGCATCTGTGAAGAAGAGAGGATCCAAGCCTGCACCTAAAGTCTCAGCTGCCCAGCGGGGGAAAGCGAGGCCCCTGCCCAAGAAAGCCCCTCCTAAGGCCAAAACTCCAGCCAAGAAAGCCAGACCCTCACCCTCAGTCATCAAGAAACCTGGTGGTGGCTCTTCAAAGAAGCCTGTAGCCAATGTGAGAAAGGAAGTGAAATTGCCTGGCAAAGGCAAATCCACCATGAAGAAGACTTTCaaagcaaaaaagtaa
- the OTOP1 gene encoding proton channel OTOP1: protein MPEGLGAPALPRAAASASDAGPSGPATSPRPQLAAPESPRSAESPRPPGSRAPRPAAVRATFPQKLAEALSSQYGLNVFAAGLLLLLAWAVHAAGVGRSALLGLLSALLLLQLLWMLWYVRRSRAHRRLLRPKDTHAGARWLRGSITLFAVITIILGGLKVGYFVGFSKCLSATEGVFPVTHAVHTLLQVYFLWGHAKDIIQSFKTLERFGVIHSVFTNLLLWANGVLNESKHQLNEHKERLITLGFGNITTALDDHTPQCNCSPPPLCAAVSHGIYYLYPFNIEYQILASTMLYVLWKNIGRKIDDHQHQKMQFKSSRVVVGAALGLTALAATIGVVVVYLIRIGRSKTKSESALIMFYLYAVILLMLMGAAGLVGIWIYRMDEKSLDESKNPARKLDSDLLVGTASGSWLISWGSILAILCAKDHPPYTWYNLPYSILVIVEKYIQNLFIIESIHREPEKLSEDIRTLRVVTVCNGNTIALASSCLKAGGVAGDVPPKGADTPGAANGNTYLRGGSGKEEEESGWGGTPSSACCPCFLQGNAKRRVLRNIAAFLFLCNISLWIPPAFGCRPEYDNGLEEIVFGFEPWIIVVNLAMPFSIFYRMHAAASLFEVYCKI from the exons ATGCCGGAGGGCTTGGGGGCGCCCGCCTTGCCCAGGGCAGCCGCAAGCGCCTCGGACGCGGGCCCGTCGGGGCCTGCGACCTCCCCGCGGCCCCAGCTCGCGGCTCCCGAGTCCCCGCGATCCGCGGAGTCCCCGCGGCCCCCAGGCTCGCGGGCCCCTCGACCGGCCGCCGTCCGGGCCACCTTCCCGCAGAAGCTGGCCGAGGCGCTCAGCAGCCAGTACGGGCTGAACGTGTTCGCGgcggggctgctgctgctgctggcctgggCCGTGCACGCGGCGGGCGTGGGCAGGAGCGCGCTGCTGGGCCTGCTGAGCGCgctcctgctgctgcagctgctctgGATGCTGTGGTACGTGCGCCGCAGCCGCGCGCACCGCCGCCTCCTCCGCCCCAAGGACACGCACGCGGGCGCGCGCTGGCTGCGCG GTAGCATCACATTGTTTGCCGTCATTACCATCATCCTGGGAGGCCTTAAAGTTGGATACTTTGTTGGATTTTCGAAATGTTTATCAGCCACTGAAGGAGTCTTCCCTGTCACACACGCGGTGCATACTCTGCTGCAG GTATATTTTCTTTGGGGGCATGCAAAGGATATTATCCAGTCTTTCAAAACACTAGAAAG GTTTGGGGTGATCCACTCGGTGTTCACCAACCTGCTTCTGTGGGCCAATGGAGTCCTGAATGAGTCAAAACATCAGCTTAATGAGCACAAGGAACGACTCATCACTCTGGGCTTTGGGAACATAACGACAG ccttAGATGACCACACTCCGCAGTGCAACTGCAGCCCCCCGCCTCTCTGCGCGGCCGTCTCCCATGGGATCTACTACCTGTACCCCTTCAACATAGAGTATCAGATCCTGGCCTCTACGATGCTCTATGTCTTGTGGAAAAACATCGGGCGCAAGATTGACGACCATCAGCACCAGAAAATGCAGTTCAAGTCCAGCAGGGTCGTGGTGGGTGCAGCCCTGGGCCTGACTGCGCTGGCCGCCACCATTGGGGTGGTCGTGGTGTACCTGATTCGGATTGGGCGCTCCAAAACCAAGAGCGAGTCAGCACTCATCATGTTCTACCTGTACGCCGTCATCCTGCTGATGCTCatgggggctgcagggctggtCGGAATCTGGATCTACAGGATGGATGAGAAATCACTAGATGAGTCCAAAAACCCGGCCCGCAAACTGGACTCTGACCTCTTGGTGGGCACTGCCTCGGGCTCCTGGCTCATCTCCTGGGGCTCGATCTTGGCCATCCTCTGTGCTAAGGACCACCCCCCCTACACCTGGTACAACCTGCCCTACTCCATCCTGGTGATTGTGGAGAAATACATCCAGAACCTCTTCATCATTGAGTCTATCCACCGAGAGCCCGAGAAGCTCTCCGAGGACATCCGGACTCTTCGGGTGGTCACAGTCTGCAATGGCAATACCATAGCCCTCGCTTCTTCCTGCCTCAAGGCTGGAGGTGTGGCTGGAGACGTGCCTCCCAAGGGCGCTGACACACCAGGCGCAGCCAATGGGAATACATATCTGAGAGGAGGctctggaaaggaagaagaggagagtggCTGGGGAGGGACCCCGAGCTCAGCCTGCTGTCCTTGCTTCTTGCAGGGCAACGCCAAAAGAAGAGTCTTGAGGAATATTGCAGCCTTTTTGTTCCTCTGCAATATCTCG CTTTGGATACCTCCCGCCTTTGGCTGCCGCCCCGAGTATGACAACGGATTGGAGGAAATTGTCTTTGGCTTTGAACCTTGGATAATTGTGGTCAACCTGGCCATgcccttttctattttctaccgAATGCATGCAGCTGCCTCCCTCTTTGAGGTCTATTGTAAGATATAA